The following coding sequences are from one Dreissena polymorpha isolate Duluth1 chromosome 8, UMN_Dpol_1.0, whole genome shotgun sequence window:
- the LOC127842476 gene encoding putative sodium-coupled neutral amino acid transporter 7 — protein sequence MSFNNKEIDASRDERRALLSVQAPEDSEAEVEIIVGEKKRGSSWYASALMVVNAALGAGLLNFPEAYHQAGGVLVAILIQALFLVFVVAAHMILAYCSDLKGAVTYQDVVYSVCGRNAQRASAVFLALYCFGTCITFLIIIGDQWELFFIFVAKSFYCNHEHIYRPVTILVTSIIIILPMSFPKRIDFLKYASVVGVIGILYVVLLVTIKYFTPHDPPGSIKTSPDHWMDVFKVVPTICFAYQCHVSVIPIYSCMEPRNLKQFSKTISVAMLICVITYTGTAAFGYFTFGDQITSDILLSYDPDASVVIAVVLITIKTYTTYPILLFCGRAAFDCLWTDLRRLSPETIISTEKSRRITVTLVWFTATLALAVFIPNIGVVIRILGAFAAIFIFFFPGLCLLVTVLLVVDQESWNRRRKFLVGFSFAFITLGMFIFGLTLAQTIQNLTSSNVTADKSRYTCQGD from the exons ATGTCTTTCAATAATAAAGAGATCGATGCTTCCAGGGATGAACGGAGAGCGTTGTTATCTGTGCAGGCACCTGAGGATTCGGAGGCGGAAGTTGAGATTATTGTCGGAGAGAAGAAAAGGG GATCATCATGGTATGCATCTGCGTTAATGGTGGTGAACGCTGCTCTCGGGGCCGGCCTCCTCAACTTTCCAGAAGCCTACCATCAAGCCGGGGGTGTCTTGGTAGCTATACTCATTCAGGCA CTGTTCCTAGTGTTTGTGGTAGCAGCCCATATGATTCTGGCCTACTGCTCAGACCTCAAGGGAGCCGTCACGTACCAGGATGTAGTTTACTCTGTGTGTGGACGCAACGCCCAGCGCGCTAGTGCTGTGTTCCTGGCCTTGTATTGCTTTGGCACCTGTATCACATTCCTCATCATCATTGGTGACCAGTGGGAGTTGT ttttcatctttGTGGCAAAGTCATTTTACTGCAATCACGAGCACATATATCGTCCAGTTACAATCTTGGTTACGTCTATAATAATCATTCTGCCGATGAGCTTTCCAAAACGCATAGACTTTCTGAAGTATGCCAG TGTTGTTGGTGTTATTGGAATCCTGTATGTTGTCCTGCTGGTAACCATAAAATATTTCACTCCCCACGACCCTCCAGGATCCATAAAAACCAG CCCTGACCATTGGATGGATGTTTTCAAAGTTGTACCAACTATTTGTTTCGCTTATCAG TGCCATGTAAGTGTAATCCCCATCTATTCCTGCATGGAGCCCAGAAATCTAAAGCAGTTCTCCAAGACCATCAGTGTGGCCATGTTGATTTGTGTGATCACATACACTGGGACCGCCGCCTTTGGTTACTTCACGTTTGGAGATCAGATCACCAGTGATATCCTGCTCTCTTACGACCCTGATGCCAGTGTTGTGATAGCTGTGGTGTTGATTACTATTAAAACGTACACAACCTACCCGATTCTGCTCTTTTGTGGAAG GGCAGCGTTTGACTGTCTGTGGACAGATCTGCGACGTCTATCACCCGAGACCATCATCTCCACGGAGAAGAGTCGGAGGATAACAGTCACCCTAGTTTGGTTTACTGCCACCCTCGCCCTTGCTGTCTTCATACCAAACATCGGCGTTGTCATACGAATTCTGGGAGCCTTTGCtgctatatttatattttttttcccaG GCCTCTGTCTCCTAGTAACTGTTCTCTTGGTTGTTGACCAGGAATCCTGGAACCGCAGGCGGAAGTTCCTCGTTGGTTTCTCCTTTGCTTTCATAACTCTAGGAATGTTCATCTTTGGTCTAACCTTGGCACAGACGATACAAAATTTGACATCCAGTAATGTGACCGCTGACAAGTCAAGATACACTTGCCAGGGAGACTAA